In one Denitratisoma sp. genomic region, the following are encoded:
- a CDS encoding glycosyltransferase: MRRLLIISFSTIETDPRVRRQLALLKDEFELVVAGFGRLQMAGVSMAMLPEDGRSFVHKAAKAIQLLSGAFTFHYWKRPAAIAARDKFSSEKFDLVLANDVEALPVALEIAKGAPVILDAHEYSPREMEGWKWRLFFQRYKSWLCRKYLSRANAVCTVSRGIADEYERNFSVRCSIVMNAAEYRDLQPSEVQEGRIRLIHHGGINRSRQIELMIDLMDFLDERFTLDLMLVSTDAKYFGELRERAGRNPRIRFVEPVPLQEIPSVLNRYDIGVYLLPFSNFNNMHALPNKFFEFVQGRLGIAIGPSPEMARLVSDHGLGLVAEDFSPATLAKLLNGLTTEQVRRFKDNAHRAARQLSSQESGEELLRMIRGALKS, encoded by the coding sequence ATGCGGCGGCTGCTGATCATATCGTTTTCGACGATTGAGACCGACCCGAGAGTTCGTCGTCAGCTGGCGCTCCTGAAGGACGAGTTCGAACTGGTAGTGGCGGGGTTCGGCCGCCTGCAGATGGCCGGTGTTTCCATGGCGATGTTGCCGGAGGACGGGCGATCTTTTGTGCACAAGGCGGCCAAGGCAATCCAGCTTCTTTCCGGAGCCTTCACCTTTCATTATTGGAAACGTCCGGCCGCCATTGCGGCACGCGACAAGTTCTCCAGCGAGAAATTCGACTTGGTATTGGCCAACGACGTAGAGGCGCTGCCGGTTGCGTTGGAAATTGCCAAGGGTGCCCCGGTCATTCTGGATGCACATGAATACTCGCCGAGGGAGATGGAAGGATGGAAATGGCGTTTGTTCTTCCAGCGCTACAAGTCCTGGTTATGCCGCAAGTATCTGTCGCGCGCCAATGCGGTCTGCACCGTTTCCCGGGGAATCGCAGACGAGTACGAACGCAATTTCAGTGTTCGTTGCTCGATAGTGATGAATGCGGCCGAATATCGGGATCTGCAGCCATCCGAGGTGCAGGAGGGACGGATTCGCCTGATCCACCATGGCGGGATAAATCGATCGCGACAGATCGAGCTGATGATCGATCTGATGGATTTCCTGGACGAACGATTCACCCTCGATCTGATGCTGGTGAGCACCGATGCGAAATATTTCGGGGAGCTGCGCGAGCGGGCAGGCCGCAACCCGCGCATACGCTTTGTCGAACCGGTGCCTTTGCAGGAAATTCCGTCGGTGCTGAATCGGTACGACATCGGCGTATACCTTCTGCCATTCAGCAACTTCAACAACATGCATGCCTTGCCGAACAAGTTTTTCGAGTTCGTTCAGGGGCGGCTGGGCATTGCCATCGGGCCGAGCCCGGAGATGGCCCGTCTGGTTTCGGACCATGGCCTGGGCCTGGTGGCCGAGGACTTTTCCCCGGCCACCCTGGCAAAACTGCTCAATGGGCTCACCACGGAACAAGTCCGGCGGTTCAAGGACAATGCCCATCGCGCAGCGCGTCAGCTATCGTCGCAGGAGTCGGGAGAGGAACTCCTGCGAATGATTCGTGGGGCGCTGAAATCCTAA
- the asnB gene encoding asparagine synthase (glutamine-hydrolyzing) — protein MCGIAALFGIGDQPSPSIQAMLDTIRHRGPDDEGWAAFEGANLAASCGGGTDTPAACYAASLPYAPVSGATVPQGARAVLGHRRLSILDVSPGGHQPMSYRDGRYWIVFNGEIYNHLELRRELESSGHRFVSRSDTEVLLASYAEWGQACLERLDGMFAFVLVDRVEATLFAARDRFGIKPLYYWAAPDRIVAFASEIKQFSVLPGWRAVLNGQRAYDFLAWGILDHTDETMFRGVYQLRPGTSVRLDLRRPLAVEPAGRLASHEWYRLAGSPFAGGLAEAAARFRERFESSVRAHLRADVPVGSCLSGGLDSSSIVCAMNDLLRGEGVQERQHAFSSCSAIPRFDEREYVEEVVRHTGIEAHYVYPDLGRLFDELDRITWHQDEPFGSTSIFAQWSVFALAADNGVKVMLDGQGADEQLAGYQGYHGALYASLFRQLRWIELWREIRAARQVHGHGPLWAIKYLADALLPAALRYPLRAMVGKETAAPAWLDLQRLGAAPCDPMRGETGASMSIGELSYRQLTRSNLQMLLHWEDRDSMAHSIEARVPFLDHKLVEFVLGLPDACKIHRGVTKRVLREGLRGVLPETIRTRMSKLGFVTPEEHWMREEAPEAFRQAVGEAVAASQGVLRPEALRLADDVIAGRRPFDFTVWRMISFAAWVKRFQVALA, from the coding sequence ATGTGTGGAATCGCCGCTCTTTTCGGAATCGGGGACCAGCCGTCGCCTTCAATCCAGGCGATGCTGGACACGATCCGGCATCGCGGCCCGGACGACGAGGGATGGGCGGCTTTCGAGGGAGCGAACCTGGCCGCTTCGTGCGGCGGCGGCACGGACACGCCGGCGGCGTGCTACGCGGCGTCCTTGCCCTACGCGCCGGTGTCGGGCGCGACCGTGCCGCAAGGCGCGCGCGCCGTGCTCGGCCACCGGCGCCTGTCGATTCTCGATGTCTCGCCGGGCGGGCACCAGCCGATGTCTTATCGGGACGGACGCTACTGGATCGTGTTCAACGGCGAGATATACAACCATCTCGAGTTGCGGCGTGAGCTCGAGTCGTCGGGGCATCGCTTTGTCTCCCGGTCCGACACGGAAGTCCTGCTGGCGTCCTATGCGGAATGGGGGCAGGCGTGCCTGGAGCGGCTCGATGGCATGTTTGCCTTCGTGCTGGTCGATCGCGTCGAGGCGACGCTCTTCGCCGCGCGCGACCGCTTCGGCATCAAGCCGCTGTATTACTGGGCGGCGCCGGATCGCATTGTGGCGTTCGCGTCGGAGATCAAGCAGTTCTCCGTGCTGCCGGGCTGGCGGGCGGTGCTCAACGGCCAGCGCGCCTACGATTTCCTGGCCTGGGGAATCCTCGACCATACCGACGAGACGATGTTCCGCGGCGTTTATCAGCTGCGCCCGGGGACATCGGTGCGGCTCGATTTGCGGCGACCGTTGGCTGTCGAGCCGGCGGGACGGCTGGCGTCACACGAGTGGTACCGGCTTGCCGGCAGCCCTTTCGCGGGCGGCCTGGCGGAGGCCGCGGCGCGCTTCCGGGAACGCTTCGAGTCTTCCGTCCGGGCGCACCTGCGGGCGGACGTGCCCGTCGGCTCGTGCCTGTCGGGCGGCCTCGATTCGTCCTCCATCGTGTGCGCCATGAACGACCTGCTGCGAGGGGAGGGCGTGCAGGAGCGGCAGCACGCCTTTTCGTCGTGCTCGGCCATTCCGCGCTTCGACGAGCGCGAGTATGTGGAGGAAGTCGTCAGGCACACCGGCATCGAGGCGCATTACGTTTACCCCGATCTCGGCCGCCTGTTCGACGAGCTCGACCGCATCACCTGGCATCAGGACGAGCCGTTCGGCTCGACGAGCATCTTCGCGCAGTGGTCGGTGTTCGCCCTCGCGGCGGACAATGGGGTGAAGGTCATGCTCGACGGGCAGGGAGCGGACGAGCAGCTTGCGGGGTATCAGGGCTACCACGGCGCCTTGTACGCCAGCCTGTTCCGGCAGTTGCGCTGGATCGAGCTCTGGCGGGAAATACGCGCCGCCAGGCAGGTGCATGGCCACGGCCCGCTGTGGGCGATCAAGTATCTGGCCGACGCCCTGCTGCCGGCGGCGCTGCGCTATCCTCTGCGGGCGATGGTCGGAAAGGAGACGGCTGCGCCGGCCTGGCTCGATCTGCAGCGGCTGGGGGCGGCGCCGTGCGATCCGATGCGTGGCGAGACGGGAGCTTCGATGTCGATCGGCGAGCTCTCCTACCGCCAGCTGACGCGCAGCAACCTGCAGATGCTTTTGCATTGGGAGGATCGCGATTCCATGGCGCATTCCATCGAGGCGCGGGTGCCGTTCCTCGACCACAAACTGGTGGAGTTCGTGCTGGGCCTGCCCGATGCCTGCAAGATCCATCGGGGGGTGACCAAGCGGGTTCTGCGCGAGGGCCTGCGCGGCGTGCTGCCGGAGACAATTCGCACCAGGATGAGCAAGCTGGGTTTCGTGACGCCGGAGGAGCACTGGATGCGCGAGGAGGCGCCGGAGGCATTCCGGCAGGCGGTCGGGGAGGCGGTGGCCGCGTCGCAGGGAGTGCTGCGGCCGGAGGCGCTGCGGCTTGCCGACGACGTGATCGCCGGCAGACGCCCTTTCGACTTCACGGTCTGGCGCATGATCAGCTTTGCCGCCTGGGTGAAGCGGTTCCAGGTGGCGCTGGCTTGA
- a CDS encoding glycosyltransferase family 4 protein: protein MSLPQAHTDKPITVLYVHHAAPFGGASRSLLELIRSFPAGAVLPRVLTRSGQFQEILEAAGVAVLGCGGVSQFDNTRYSHYRGWRWLVLLRELAYLPTTLRGLLAAKRKWGRVDLVHINDLTLLPAIWLARRLFGCPVIVHVRSVQQPLRGWRGRLVSAVLRNNAARLIAIDETVKASLDPSLDTVVIHNGLRVTRGEQSAAAAHDRFTVGMVGGLSRAKGCLEFVEAAALCRAQGADIRFVFVGQSMRRRSPLRDFVLRRLGLSQEIEEELKARIEALALSDAVEFWPFTTDLASVYRRFDVVCFPSHFDAPGRPIFEAAFFGVPSIAAVSKPMGDTIVDGVTGLAVRPREPRQLAEAILSLYANPEKRAELGRNAAQLAETHFDADGNALRVLGVYREAVLAAAGGRP, encoded by the coding sequence ATGAGCTTGCCGCAAGCTCACACGGATAAGCCGATCACGGTGCTCTACGTGCACCACGCCGCGCCGTTCGGCGGCGCATCCCGTAGCCTGCTGGAACTGATCCGGAGTTTTCCGGCAGGCGCCGTGCTGCCCCGCGTGCTGACGCGAAGCGGGCAGTTCCAGGAAATCCTCGAGGCTGCGGGCGTAGCGGTGCTGGGCTGCGGGGGCGTGTCCCAGTTTGACAACACGCGCTACAGCCATTACCGGGGCTGGCGCTGGCTGGTCCTGCTGCGCGAACTGGCCTATCTGCCGACGACGCTGCGCGGCCTGCTGGCGGCGAAGCGGAAATGGGGCCGCGTCGACCTGGTGCACATCAACGATTTGACGCTGCTGCCGGCGATCTGGCTGGCGCGGCGCCTGTTCGGCTGTCCGGTGATCGTGCATGTCCGCTCGGTGCAGCAGCCGCTGCGGGGCTGGCGCGGCCGGCTGGTCTCTGCGGTGCTGCGCAACAATGCGGCGCGGCTGATCGCCATCGACGAAACGGTCAAGGCCAGCCTCGATCCGTCGCTGGATACGGTGGTGATCCACAACGGCCTGCGCGTCACGCGGGGCGAACAGTCTGCCGCTGCGGCGCATGACAGGTTCACCGTCGGCATGGTGGGCGGGCTGTCCCGCGCCAAGGGCTGTCTGGAGTTCGTCGAGGCGGCCGCGCTGTGCCGGGCGCAGGGGGCGGACATCCGCTTTGTTTTCGTCGGCCAGAGCATGCGCCGCCGCTCGCCCTTGAGGGACTTCGTGTTGCGGCGGCTCGGGCTGTCGCAGGAGATCGAAGAGGAGCTGAAGGCGCGGATCGAAGCCCTGGCGCTGTCGGACGCGGTCGAGTTCTGGCCGTTCACGACGGATCTGGCGAGCGTTTACCGCCGCTTCGACGTGGTGTGCTTCCCGAGCCATTTCGATGCGCCGGGACGCCCGATATTCGAGGCGGCGTTCTTCGGCGTGCCGAGCATCGCAGCCGTGTCGAAGCCCATGGGCGACACCATCGTCGACGGCGTGACGGGATTGGCCGTGCGTCCGCGCGAGCCGCGCCAGCTGGCGGAGGCGATCCTGTCCCTCTACGCCAACCCGGAGAAGCGGGCCGAGCTGGGCCGCAATGCGGCGCAGCTGGCAGAGACGCATTTCGATGCGGACGGCAATGCCCTGCGGGTCCTCGGCGTCTATCGGGAGGCGGTGCTTGCCGCTGCGGGAGGACGGCCTTGA
- a CDS encoding glycosyltransferase has product MSIVSHGHGRMIDALLGDLAGCPEVTRVILTINVPEQEPVVPVALSDRIVVLRNAAPKGFGANHNAAFAHCDAPYYCVLNPDVRLDANPFPALLGCLKDGVALCAPAVTSPAGEIEDSARHFPGFLGLFAKLLGVADGRYRYARSDPPFHPDWVAGMFMLFVAADYAALGGFDEDYFLYYEDVDLCIRLWNAGRKIVLCPQAAAVHAAQRASHRNLRHLAWHLGSMARYFIRHWGRLPAAGARR; this is encoded by the coding sequence GTGTCCATCGTCAGCCACGGCCACGGCCGCATGATCGATGCGCTGCTGGGCGACCTGGCCGGCTGCCCGGAAGTGACGCGCGTGATCCTGACGATCAACGTGCCCGAGCAGGAGCCGGTGGTTCCGGTCGCGCTGTCCGACCGCATCGTCGTGCTGCGCAACGCGGCGCCGAAGGGCTTCGGCGCCAACCACAATGCGGCCTTCGCGCACTGCGACGCGCCGTATTACTGCGTCCTGAATCCGGACGTGCGGCTCGACGCGAATCCCTTTCCGGCACTGCTCGGCTGCCTGAAGGACGGCGTCGCCTTGTGCGCGCCGGCGGTGACGAGCCCGGCCGGCGAGATCGAGGACAGCGCTCGGCATTTCCCCGGCTTTCTCGGCCTGTTCGCCAAACTGCTGGGCGTCGCGGACGGGCGCTACCGATACGCGAGAAGCGATCCGCCTTTCCATCCCGACTGGGTGGCGGGGATGTTCATGCTGTTCGTCGCGGCGGACTATGCAGCGTTGGGCGGTTTCGACGAGGACTACTTCCTCTATTACGAGGACGTGGACCTGTGCATCCGTCTGTGGAACGCGGGACGCAAGATCGTGCTCTGCCCGCAGGCCGCGGCGGTGCATGCGGCGCAGCGCGCCAGCCACCGCAACCTGCGCCATCTGGCCTGGCACCTCGGCAGCATGGCGCGCTATTTCATCCGGCATTGGGGCAGGCTGCCGGCGGCCGGGGCGCGAAGGTGA
- a CDS encoding acyltransferase has product MTEPDVSHPEQWLARNNFDLLRLLFAGTVCLVHAYELSGFRELAWIASFLSTAVAVKAFFVVSGFLIFMSHERSTSLGAYAGKRVRRIYPAYLTVVMLCALGLAFASARPLAEYFSPAWFKYVLANLVFLNFLQPTLPGVFEANHMSAVNGALWTLKIEVMFYVSVPVFAYLFRKVPRLPALLFVYIASVAYFALLTAAAERTGSGLYHELARQLPGQLSYFMSGAFLYYYLPFFVRHKAYFLAAAVAVLAVDRIVPLPAFEPFALAVVVVFFGLFPYVGNFGKHGDFSYGVYILHFPIIQLFVQAGWFGGSPGLFLSAVVVAVAAGAVLMWHGVEKRFLFRSSHYIAASAEKVSRGGTAHTALSGRKEA; this is encoded by the coding sequence GTGACGGAGCCGGACGTGTCGCATCCGGAGCAATGGCTGGCGAGGAACAACTTCGACCTGCTGCGCCTGCTGTTCGCCGGCACCGTCTGCCTGGTGCATGCCTACGAGCTCTCCGGCTTCCGCGAGCTGGCGTGGATCGCCTCTTTCCTGTCGACGGCCGTGGCGGTGAAGGCCTTCTTCGTGGTCAGCGGCTTCCTGATTTTCATGAGCCACGAGCGCTCGACGTCGCTCGGCGCCTACGCGGGCAAGCGCGTCCGGCGCATCTATCCGGCGTATTTGACGGTGGTGATGCTGTGCGCACTCGGTCTGGCGTTCGCCAGCGCGCGCCCGCTCGCGGAGTATTTCTCGCCCGCCTGGTTCAAGTACGTTCTGGCCAACCTCGTTTTCCTGAACTTCCTGCAGCCGACCCTGCCAGGCGTCTTCGAGGCGAACCACATGTCTGCGGTCAACGGCGCGCTGTGGACCCTCAAGATCGAGGTCATGTTCTACGTTTCGGTGCCGGTGTTCGCTTACCTGTTCCGCAAGGTGCCCCGTCTTCCGGCGCTGCTGTTTGTCTACATCGCCTCGGTGGCCTATTTCGCCTTGCTGACGGCGGCGGCGGAGCGCACGGGCAGCGGGCTCTACCACGAACTCGCGCGGCAGCTGCCGGGGCAGCTTTCCTACTTCATGTCCGGCGCCTTCCTCTATTACTACCTGCCGTTCTTCGTCCGCCACAAGGCTTACTTTCTGGCGGCGGCGGTTGCGGTGCTGGCGGTCGACCGGATTGTCCCGTTGCCGGCGTTCGAGCCCTTCGCCCTGGCGGTCGTCGTGGTGTTTTTCGGACTGTTCCCCTATGTCGGGAATTTCGGCAAGCACGGCGATTTTTCCTACGGCGTCTACATTCTGCATTTCCCGATCATCCAGCTGTTCGTGCAGGCGGGCTGGTTCGGCGGCAGCCCCGGACTGTTCCTGTCGGCGGTGGTCGTCGCCGTCGCGGCCGGCGCGGTGCTGATGTGGCATGGGGTGGAAAAACGTTTCCTCTTCCGCAGCAGCCACTACATTGCGGCAAGCGCTGAAAAAGTCAGTCGCGGCGGGACGGCGCACACAGCGCTTTCCGGCCGCAAGGAGGCTTGA
- a CDS encoding NAD-dependent epimerase/dehydratase family protein, whose amino-acid sequence MPALVTGASGFVGGRLTEALSREGNVRALVRRAGAIPGAAVGDLLDPASLRVACEGVESIFHCAGYAHAFSSSDPDAHRRINFEGTRNLLMAAGEAGVRRFVFLSSVKAMAEPGDACVDEDWPGEPDTPYGRAKRAAEEAVLEAGAKYGMHVVNLRLAMVYGRGGRGNLERMARGIRAGWFPPLPETGNRRSLVHVGDVVAAMRLVAQAPAANGRTYIVADPRAYSGREIYDAIRRALGKPPARWQVSAVLLRSGGWLGDGLGKLAGRTLPLNSEVTDRLLGSACYSPARIDRELGWHAGIGLAEGVREMLGIG is encoded by the coding sequence ATGCCGGCATTGGTCACGGGTGCGAGCGGGTTCGTCGGCGGCCGACTGACGGAGGCACTCAGCCGTGAGGGGAATGTCCGGGCGCTGGTCCGCCGCGCCGGCGCGATACCGGGCGCAGCCGTGGGAGACCTGCTCGATCCGGCATCGCTGCGGGTGGCCTGCGAGGGCGTCGAGAGCATCTTCCATTGCGCCGGCTACGCCCACGCCTTCTCTTCATCGGATCCCGACGCACACCGGCGCATCAATTTCGAGGGCACGCGCAACCTGCTCATGGCCGCGGGCGAGGCGGGGGTGCGCCGCTTCGTGTTCCTGTCCAGCGTCAAGGCGATGGCGGAACCTGGCGACGCCTGCGTCGATGAGGACTGGCCCGGCGAGCCGGACACGCCCTATGGCCGCGCCAAGCGCGCAGCCGAAGAGGCGGTGCTGGAGGCGGGCGCGAAGTACGGCATGCACGTGGTGAATCTGCGGCTGGCGATGGTGTATGGCCGAGGAGGACGAGGCAATCTGGAGCGCATGGCGCGCGGCATTCGTGCCGGCTGGTTCCCGCCGCTGCCGGAGACAGGCAACCGCCGCTCGTTGGTGCATGTGGGCGATGTGGTGGCGGCCATGCGCCTGGTTGCGCAGGCGCCGGCGGCGAACGGGCGCACCTACATCGTGGCCGACCCGAGGGCGTATTCGGGGCGCGAGATCTACGATGCGATTCGCCGCGCGCTTGGAAAGCCGCCCGCGCGCTGGCAGGTGTCGGCAGTCCTTTTGCGTTCTGGCGGATGGCTGGGCGATGGCCTGGGAAAACTCGCCGGCCGGACATTGCCCTTGAATTCGGAAGTGACGGATCGGCTGCTCGGGTCGGCCTGCTACTCGCCGGCCCGCATCGACCGGGAGCTCGGCTGGCATGCTGGCATCGGCCTCGCGGAGGGCGTGCGGGAGATGCTGGGGATTGGTTAG
- a CDS encoding DUF977 family protein → MLRSETIQITSEILSFVTRIDEFKGAWRALGALAPDRLSALRRVATIESIGSSTRIEGSKLSDREVEQLLSNLEIRSFSTRDEQEVAGYAELMDLVFSSWRDIPFTENHIKQLHQILLRHSEKDAWHRGNYKTSSNSVAAFDEHGSQIGIVFETAIPFDTPRLMTELVSWVNQERQSVDGARLHPLLIIALFVVVFLEIHPFQDGNGRLSRVLTTLLLLQAGYVYVPYSSLESVIEQSKEAYYLALRQTQGTIRTESPNWQPWLVFFLRSLAEQVQRLEKKIEREKIVLAAMPELQLRIVEFAREHGRVTIGGTIRLTGASRNTLKQHFRALVERGVLNQHGSGRGVWYDLR, encoded by the coding sequence ATGCTTCGTTCTGAAACGATACAAATCACTTCTGAAATCCTGAGTTTCGTCACCAGGATCGACGAATTCAAAGGTGCCTGGCGCGCCTTGGGTGCGCTTGCGCCCGATCGTCTGTCTGCCCTGCGGCGCGTGGCCACCATCGAAAGCATCGGCTCGTCCACTCGCATCGAGGGCAGCAAGCTGTCCGATCGTGAGGTGGAGCAACTTCTGTCGAATCTGGAAATCAGGTCTTTCTCCACTCGTGACGAGCAGGAGGTGGCCGGTTACGCCGAGCTGATGGATCTGGTGTTCTCGTCCTGGCGCGACATTCCATTCACCGAGAACCACATCAAGCAGTTGCACCAGATACTGCTGCGCCACAGCGAAAAGGACGCATGGCATCGCGGCAACTACAAGACCAGCTCGAACAGCGTCGCCGCCTTCGACGAGCATGGGTCGCAGATCGGAATCGTGTTCGAGACCGCAATACCGTTCGACACTCCTCGCCTGATGACGGAACTCGTGTCCTGGGTGAATCAGGAACGCCAAAGCGTGGATGGGGCCCGCCTGCACCCTTTGTTGATCATCGCCCTGTTCGTCGTTGTGTTTCTGGAAATTCATCCTTTTCAGGACGGCAACGGCAGGCTCTCCCGCGTGCTGACAACACTCCTGCTCCTGCAGGCCGGCTACGTCTATGTGCCTTACAGCTCGCTGGAAAGCGTGATCGAACAGAGCAAGGAAGCCTATTACCTGGCGCTGCGCCAAACCCAGGGAACGATCCGCACGGAGTCGCCGAATTGGCAACCGTGGCTGGTGTTCTTCCTCCGTTCCCTGGCTGAGCAGGTACAGCGATTGGAGAAGAAGATCGAGCGGGAGAAGATCGTGCTGGCGGCCATGCCAGAGCTTCAGCTCCGGATTGTCGAGTTTGCTCGAGAGCATGGCCGTGTGACGATCGGCGGGACGATCAGGCTCACAGGCGCCAGTCGCAATACCCTCAAGCAGCACTTCCGGGCCTTGGTCGAACGCGGCGTATTGAATCAACACGGCAGCGGTCGTGGAGTCTGGTATGACTTGCGCTGA
- a CDS encoding glycosyltransferase family 4 protein, translating into MMTGKLWLAVPVSFALSWAIVRLRLKFADRGLDRPNHRSLHERPTPHGGGLGIVLALLATGVWLGMPNLLLAMVLGLALLSLADDLWHLPFWLRLAAHLGAAASLCHLVALPAWWWLPAMLAVGWMTNLYNFMDGADGLAGSQGVAGFAAYAVGFAIAGDSNMATWCASAAAACAGFLCFNWPPAKIFMGDVGSIPLGFLAGGLGLVGSWQGAWPLWFPLLAFAPFVLDASATLVRRALEGKRVWEAHREHVYQRMVQMGYGHRGMTLRWAALMVAGVLMAVALLALPAWMQWIAVPAWLTFLAWLGIRAIHK; encoded by the coding sequence ATGATGACAGGCAAGCTGTGGCTTGCCGTGCCGGTTTCCTTCGCGCTTTCCTGGGCGATCGTCCGGCTGCGCCTGAAATTTGCGGATCGCGGCCTGGATCGGCCCAACCATCGATCCCTGCATGAACGGCCGACGCCGCATGGCGGCGGGCTGGGCATCGTCCTGGCGCTGCTGGCGACCGGAGTCTGGCTTGGAATGCCGAACCTCCTGCTGGCAATGGTGCTGGGGCTGGCACTGCTCTCGCTGGCGGACGACCTGTGGCACCTGCCGTTCTGGCTGAGGCTGGCGGCGCATCTGGGTGCAGCCGCGTCACTGTGCCATCTGGTCGCGCTGCCGGCCTGGTGGTGGCTGCCGGCGATGCTGGCCGTCGGCTGGATGACGAACCTTTACAATTTCATGGATGGCGCCGACGGACTGGCGGGAAGCCAGGGAGTGGCGGGATTCGCGGCCTATGCGGTGGGCTTCGCCATTGCCGGCGACTCGAACATGGCCACGTGGTGCGCCTCGGCGGCGGCAGCCTGCGCCGGCTTTCTGTGTTTCAATTGGCCGCCGGCGAAAATCTTCATGGGGGACGTGGGATCGATCCCCCTAGGGTTTCTGGCAGGCGGGCTGGGATTGGTCGGGTCATGGCAGGGCGCCTGGCCCTTGTGGTTCCCGCTGCTGGCGTTTGCACCGTTCGTGCTCGACGCGTCGGCGACGCTGGTGAGGCGCGCGCTGGAAGGAAAGCGCGTGTGGGAGGCGCATCGCGAACATGTCTATCAGCGCATGGTGCAGATGGGCTACGGACACCGCGGCATGACGCTGCGCTGGGCCGCCCTGATGGTGGCAGGCGTGCTGATGGCCGTGGCGCTGCTGGCATTGCCGGCCTGGATGCAGTGGATCGCCGTGCCGGCGTGGCTGACTTTTCTGGCATGGCTGGGAATTCGGGCGATACATAAATAA